The genomic DNA ttttataaaatgtatttttattatattctaagGAATCTTCAGATATATCATGACCTAATaatttatgatataaaaatccACTTAATGAATATGAATTCAAAGCAAACTCATTTAAAGCTAATTGCATACGATCATAAGCAGTACTTTTCCAAATAAATTCTACACTAAATCCTGTAGTTATATTATCAACCCATGGTCCATTAGATGTACATGATGTTCTTAATTCTAATGAAATTTCTTCTGTATTATGTAATCGAGATATATGGCCTTCACAACACCATATACTACCATCTGAATATGTATATGATATTTTCAATTCATCTCCAGCAACTAATCTTAATTCACTCTCTTCTTtcacataaataaaatgagcATATCGCTTTTTATTTAAACCTATATCCCATCGAACACTTACATTCCCTTGTTTCTGACCTTCTTTTATAGATTTATCATAATCAGCTTCAAGTTGAATTAATGGAGAAAATATTGATTGATAATGATGAGCAtcttcatattttaattcaACCTTATTTGGttcatcatttaatatttctaaatttaattcatctatatatacatcttttttattcttccataattcttctaatttatttacattataaGATGTAGATAATTTACCTTTTCTTTCTGCTTCTTCATTAGATGGTATATTTACTAACCattctaaaaaaaaacgaTCTTCAATAACTGGTTgccatttttttaaatcccaatcttttattttctcaATTTCTtcacaaatattattactattattattattattattattattattattattgttcatataGCTGttgttatcattttttatattttcattattttgttctttattttttttacgcTTATTAGGTTCTCCACATATCATATGGTCATCatcaattaatttattatcataatgaaTATTTTGGTTATCCTCCATTTTGTTATCATCATTACATACATTCATATGGCTTTtatctaattttttattcttttgacgtctggaataataataataataataatcagaACTGTCACTTTGATGATGAACTGAAGAAAGACTATTTTCTTCAACAAATTCCTTTTCATCTTTATTACTACAATGAATATTTTCacaatttgtattattattattattatgatttatttctttatagtGCATGCAGTCCTCATCTTTTATGTGAACCTCCTTTTCCTTATCATCTTCTAGAGAGATACCCTTATTTTCATCCATACCAATTACATGTTTTTCATATAAGGCTATGTAATTAGACAAACAAGGATCTctacaaataataacaacaacacCTTCTTCAGATGTCGGAAGGAAGCCTAACAAAAATACATTTCTGCATGCACAATTATAACATTCTAAAATAGTTTCACCTAATAAactatttttatgtaatttaatttctttatgTTTAGATCGAACTAAATGAGTAACAATGTGACTACCACAAGTACCATAAGAACCATTGCAGAACCAGCGTTTACAGTTATTACATTGAACAACACTATCTATGGAATCAATATCACAATATCTACATctgtaatattttaaatcatctttactttttttatttttaaatttataagtATCATCTTCTTCATAAAGGTCATTATGTGTATGATCcaaatgattattataatatttattatttttattattatcacatttattattattattattattgtgattgtgtttatttttttttttatcatatttcattttattttttacatcatattcatcatatattCCATCCTCTACATTATTACAActtttaatatcattataacTACTTATATCGCTGAAAGATTCTGAATTCTTTTTCATGGTCGTCTTATTACCATTATATTGTTGTTCATGTTCGATATTGTGGTTTAAATGATGAATGTAATCACTATCATGAGGATCAATATTGTGATTactattatgattattactactactactattactactattactattactattactatcaCTACTGCTACTCATTTCCTTCCATTTatgtgaattttttttttttctatcatAATATGAATCTGTATCTtccatattttcatttagcATATCTAACCTTTTTTCATCTACTGTGCTACATGGAGAATAATcagattttttattattcccATGTTTTTTagtatgttttatatttgtacttttttttagaaCCTCTTTATTACATCTATCCTTATCATCATTAAATACTTGTTTTTGATCTCCTGAAAATTTGTTtccttcttttattttttttttatttgtatccTTGGAAATACAAAAATCATACAACTCATCAAAATTATCTACATGAATATTATTGTAATCGAATGTTTTAtccatatttattcatacgtccctacaaataaataaataaataaatatatatatatatatatatgtattcacTCAATTATATACCAAATAATTACAACTATAtacaattaattttttttttttttttctcgttttattttgtatggTCTAACATATAAGGTGTCTCCTATACACACgtgaatacatatatatatatgaattataaatatttatatatttatatatttatatatctttttatttttttatatgagcATACTTGTAATTCTCTATAATTAC from Plasmodium sp. gorilla clade G2 genome assembly, chromosome: 10 includes the following:
- a CDS encoding regulator of nonsense transcripts, putative, whose protein sequence is MDKTFDYNNIHVDNFDELYDFCISKDTNKKKIKEGNKFSGDQKQVFNDDKDRCNKEVLKKSTNIKHTKKHGNNKKSDYSPCSTVDEKRLDMLNENMEDTDSYYDRKKKNSHKWKEMSSSSDSNSNSNSSNSSSSNNHNSNHNIDPHDSDYIHHLNHNIEHEQQYNGNKTTMKKNSESFSDISSYNDIKSCNNVEDGIYDEYDVKNKMKYDKKKNKHNHNNNNNNKCDNNKNNKYYNNHLDHTHNDLYEEDDTYKFKNKKSKDDLKYYRCRYCDIDSIDSVVQCNNCKRWFCNGSYGTCGSHIVTHLVRSKHKEIKLHKNSLLGETILECYNCACRNVFLLGFLPTSEEGVVVIICRDPCLSNYIALYEKHVIGMDENKGISLEDDKEKEVHIKDEDCMHYKEINHNNNNNTNCENIHCSNKDEKEFVEENSLSSVHHQSDSSDYYYYYYSRRQKNKKLDKSHMNVCNDDNKMEDNQNIHYDNKLIDDDHMICGEPNKRKKNKEQNNENIKNDNNSYMNNNNNNNNNNNNSNNICEEIEKIKDWDLKKWQPVIEDRFFLEWLVNIPSNEEAERKGKLSTSYNVNKLEELWKNKKDVYIDELNLEILNDEPNKVELKYEDAHHYQSIFSPLIQLEADYDKSIKEGQKQGNVSVRWDIGLNKKRYAHFIYVKEESELRLVAGDELKISYTYSDGSIWCCEGHISRLHNTEEISLELRTSCTSNGPWVDNITTGFSVEFIWKSTAYDRMQLALNEFALNSYSLSGFLYHKLLGHDISEDSLEYNKNTFYKMMHKKVMNIRNYSAPNLAPLNHSQIDAIKKSLLSPLSLIQGPPGTGKTLTCATLVYHLVKMNMGKVLVTAPSNVAVDQLSVRIHRSGLKVVRLCAKSRESVPSIAEYLYLHNQMKLLKSDIAEELNKLLELKEEVGELSQKDERRLKKLISYAENEILIEADVICCTCVGAMDKRLKKFRFRQVLVDEATQSTEPECLVPLVTGAKQIVLVGDHCQLGPIIVCKKAANAGLGKSLFERLVMLGITPFRLEVQYRMHPALSEFPSYVFYDGSLQNGITLKEREYPLKSFPWPNPKCPMFFYNSTGLEEMSASGTSYLNRSEASNMEKLVRTLLQCGLKASQIGVITPYEGQRAYITSLFQKNISFQNSTDIEVASVDAFQGREKDFILLSCVRSNKKLGIGFLNDPRRLNVALTRAKYGLIICGNAKVLSRHHFISREKINSNETITNVNSVWINLLSQFKKKNLIVEGCLSNLKPVNINIPTPTKLPSRYTNFNYFHNYDNNLQKNKTHNNYTDKLGSNTYKDKSSTTTNQYKYNKKNNEELFNSSVNDYYYYHHHHFNTNHLSDENTNSQFNLNLSNYSYCSDNIMNNDLYTYITKNKKKNIVNSYVNNLSQMSQFNDYATERNHNNDNPDYLHIQDKYNNSIDDNKKSTTKWNLSSSLNNSEFSYSNNNKMSSNHSIDSYNQDTNFLSISKNADNLFPYLFYYKGNQNDSSQQPYMYYNENHENINSSKTQKGVKNTVLNKSSTSNMTLTQKDSVILNDHKLSCNSKKELSENTHIN